Genomic segment of Pacificitalea manganoxidans:
AGAACATGCGCCCTGCGCCATCGCGTTCGGCCACCAGCCGGGCGAACCAGCGCGCTTCTTCGGCGGCGATGGCATCGGATCTGGTATCGGACAGCACGGCGATATCGACCTGCTCGGTCAGACCGGCCTCGGCCAAAGACACGTCCATCGCCGACACCCGCGCCAACACTGCGACCGGGTCCTCGTTATAGACCGGCATCAGGACGGCGGTGCGGCCCTTGATCGGCGCGCTGTCGGGCAGGCGCGGCACGGCAGGTTCGCGGTAGAACAGGCCTACGAAACTTTGGGTGGCCCCCCATGCCAGCCAGAAGGTCGTGACCCCGATCAGCACCGCGCGCACGACATCGAGCGCGTCGAAGCTAATCGACAACGCGTATTGTAGAAACAGGACGACCGCCTCCGCCGCCGCGGCAAAGGCCAGCGTCAGGGCAACAGCCCGCGCTGTGCGGGTGCCGCGCCGGGCCGCCGGGCGGGCGCGGGTCAAGAAGCGGTCATCGGGTCGGGGCGATACCGGGCCGGTCGGCGTCATCGGAACTTAGCGCAGGCGCAGCACGGGCGAGGCCAGCCGCATCAGCCGTGCCATGCGCAGCGGCATCAGACGGGGCAGAAGGCGCGGCAGTGCGGCGCGCCGGGTCGGCTGCCGTTCCAGCACCTGCTGCGGCATCTCAAGAGGCGCGGCAGGCGGCGCGTAGGCCAGCATCGTTGCGCGCGCGTGTGTCGGGTCGGCGTGAAATGTCATGCCTTGTTCATCCATTGGTACAACCATGTTTCGGAAAGCTTTCGCCCGTAACCGGTCAGATGCGCGACCAGTTCCATTGCCGCAGCCCCTTCCGGCGCGGCATCGATGACCAGACGCCAGATCTGCGTGCCATCTATGCGCGACAGGGCGATATGCTCGATTTTTCCGCGCGATATCGACACGACCGGCTCGATTTCATCCTCCGGGGCGGCGCTGCCCAGCATCCCGCCTTCGAAATCGACGACGAATTTGCGCCCGCGCGAGGTGCGATCGGCCTCCGCCACACCGGAGACCCCACCGGGTCCGGTGCGGGTTTCGAGCACATAGGCCAATTCGCCATCGGCATTGGGCGGCAGGTCGCCCCAGCTGAGACTATAGGCGTAGCTGCGGGCTTCCCCGGCGCGGGGGGCGGCATCCGGGGTCCAGAAAGCCACGATATTGTCGTTGACCTCCAGATCGGTCGGGATCTCGACCAGAACGACCTTGCCCGGCCCCCAGTCAGACGTAGGCGTGACCTCCACCGAGGGGCGATCCTGATAATGCGCTTCGGCATCCTGATAATCGGCAAAAGCGCGGTCACGCTGATAAAGTCCAAACCCTTCGAGCCCCGGCTCCGCAAAAAACGAGGTGGCCAGCCGCGAAGGATTGTTGAGCGCCCGCCACAGCCGATCCCCGCCCGCGCGGGTGATCGACAGGCCGTTACTGTCGTGGACCTGCTTGCGGTAATCATCGAACTGGGCGCGGTTGCCTTCGGCGAAAAGATACATCGACGTCAGCGGCGCGATGCCCAGACGTTCGACATCCGCGCGGAAGAACAGCCGCGCGGTGACATCGATGCGCGTGGCGTTGCCCGGTTGGATGACGAACCGATACGCCCCGGTGACCGAACGGCTGTCCAGCGTCGCATGCACGGTGACGGTGCGCGCGCCCGGCGCGGGCCGCTCGACGTAGAAGGCGGTGAAGACGGGGAATTCCTCGCCATTGGGCCCGGCGGTGTTGACGGCCAGCCCACGCGCGGAAATGCCATAGGTGCTGCCCCGGCCAAGCGCGCGGAAATAGGATGCGCCCTGAAAGGCGATCAGCTCATCCATGCGATCGGCGGCGTTCAGCGGGTAGTTCAGCCGGAACCCGGCCACGCCGGGGAAGCTTTCGACCGCGCCGACCTTCTCGCGGGCGTCACCGTGATAGCGAAAATCGTCGGGACCAAAGCGCATTGGGCTGACCTGCCCGTCGGCAAGTTCGTAGATCGCCACCGGCTCCTCGAACAGCCAGCCCAGATGATAGGCGTGCAGCCGGAACAGCGCGTCGGACCCGGCCCAGCGGGCATGGTCGGCATCGAACTGGATCATGCGGTAGTCGTCGAAATCCAGCGCCTTGGCAAAGCCGGTGCCGCGATGGGGCGGCTGATAGGCGCGGGTAGCGCGGGTTTCGGCCTGCGTCGTCAGCCAATCGAACAACTGGTCCGAGGTCACATCTGACGGAAGCTCTTCGACCACGCCGTCAGTGGGGGCGATCCGCGCCACCGCGCCGTCCTGCGCCCGTGCGCCGCCGGGCAGACCGGCGAGCCCGACCAGACCGCCAAGCCCGGCCAGAACGGCCCGTCGCGACACCCCGCGATGGCGCGCCCGCGCGGGGGCTGTCAGGGGATTGGAAATGAAATCTGCCTTGGAAAATAGCATCGTGGTCGGGCGAAGCCGATGTCTCTGACTGTCTGCGTTCATGAACACTCAAACCGGGAGGGGCGCGGCCGCGCCGTGGGAGGTAAATTGCGCTAGGTCCGCTCCCGCATATCCCTAAACGGGAGATGCTGCAGCGCAGCTGACGCATTGCGACGATGCTCTATCGTGGAGACAGGAACAAGAAAATGCCCATTTGTCGGTTGCTTGGGCAAAACCTCACCGATTCTCGCCGCTGGTGCGGGCCGAATGCCGCCGAATCCGGCAGATGGACAACGGCGGCGCCCGGAACCGGCCGGCGCACCACAGGGACGCAGAAGGCGCAAAGCCCCATGCGCCGCGTCATGCGGAGCGCAAAGGGAGAACGCGCCACGAGCGCGCAACCAAGAGACCGTGACCACCGCTGTGATCGCCTCATTCGCAAAGGAGAGTAAATGGTGCGGTCGAGAAGACTCGAACTTCCACGGGAGTTACCCCACAGCGACCTCAACGCTGCGCGTCTACCAATTCCGCCACGACCGCACTGTCGTGGCGCGGTTGATAGCGAAAGCCTTGGGGGATGAAAAGAGGAATTTTGCGGGAATTTCATCGCTTGGCCGGGCGACCTTGCGGCAGCGTCTTGCCTGCACCGGTGCCGCCCCGGCGCTGGACTTGCGCGGCGGTTTCGCCCATCACGGGGACCGCCGGGAAACCGGCATCTGACGCAGGGAGCCCGCCGCATGGACGATCACCAGACAGCTTTGCCGCAGGACGCAGCCACAAGCGCCACTGCCCCCGTTCCCGCCCCCGTCGCGTGGGACATCACCGAAGGGCTGACCGGCTACGAGGACGCAGTCGCGCGGATGGAACAGCGCGCCGCCGAGATCGCCGAAGGCCGCGCGCCCGAACTGGTCTGGCTGGTGGAGCATCCGCCGCTCTACACGGCGGGCACCTCTGCCCGGGATGAGGATCTGACCCAGCCGGACCGGTTTCCGGTGCATATCAGCAAGCGCGGCGGGCAGTATACCTATCACGGCCCTGGACAGCGGGTCGCCTATGTTATGCTGGATCTGAACCGGCGCGGCCGCGACATTCGCGCCTTCGTCGAAGCGCTGGAAGGCTGGGTCATCGATACGCTGGCGGAGTTCAACCTGCGCGGCGAAATCCGTCAGGGCCGTGTCGGCGTCTGGATCGCCCGGCCCGACCTGCCGCCACTGCCCGACGGCACCCCCCGCGAAGACAAGATCGCCGCCATCGGCATCCGCCTGCGCAAATGGGTGTCGTTCCACGGCATCTCGATCAATGTGGAGCCGGACTTGGACCATTTCGGTGGCATCGTGCCCTGCGGCATTTCCGGCCACGGCGTGACGAGCCTTGTCGATCTGGGACTGCCGGTCACGCTGGGGGATCTGGACGCCGCCCTGCGACGCAGCTTCGAGGCGCGATTCGGCGCGACCAAGGACGCGCCAGAGACCGATTGAGCGCCAATAGCCAGCGCCCAAGCGGCCCCAGCCCCCAATCGGGCCCAAGGTTCAGGCATCGGGGCCACGGCCCCTGCCCTCACCGACATGACGATCAGTCGAGGAACTGGCCCGCGTCGATATTGCCGAGGCTGCCCATAAGCTGCTGGAGGAAGCCCACGCCTTCGACATTGGAGTTGGTCACACGGCGTGACAGCGCGACGACCCGACCATCCTCAAGCGTGAACCGCTCGATATTTGAGACCCGGCCACCGGCGTCGAACCGGATCGCGACGACCTGACGATCGACGATTTCAGGCTCGAACGGGCCAAAGCGGCGCTCGCGCTTCGACACATAGTAATAGCCGCTGCCATCCAGCACGCCACCGGCGCTGGGGGTGCCCACGGCCTCCGCCACCGACTCGCGCGTGTCCTGCCCGACCTGCAACGCAGCGAGGTCTTGCTCGGACGGCACATAGCCGTGATTTTGGTAAACGGACGTGCAGGCCCCTAGGGACAACATCACG
This window contains:
- a CDS encoding glucan biosynthesis protein gives rise to the protein MNADSQRHRLRPTTMLFSKADFISNPLTAPARARHRGVSRRAVLAGLGGLVGLAGLPGGARAQDGAVARIAPTDGVVEELPSDVTSDQLFDWLTTQAETRATRAYQPPHRGTGFAKALDFDDYRMIQFDADHARWAGSDALFRLHAYHLGWLFEEPVAIYELADGQVSPMRFGPDDFRYHGDAREKVGAVESFPGVAGFRLNYPLNAADRMDELIAFQGASYFRALGRGSTYGISARGLAVNTAGPNGEEFPVFTAFYVERPAPGARTVTVHATLDSRSVTGAYRFVIQPGNATRIDVTARLFFRADVERLGIAPLTSMYLFAEGNRAQFDDYRKQVHDSNGLSITRAGGDRLWRALNNPSRLATSFFAEPGLEGFGLYQRDRAFADYQDAEAHYQDRPSVEVTPTSDWGPGKVVLVEIPTDLEVNDNIVAFWTPDAAPRAGEARSYAYSLSWGDLPPNADGELAYVLETRTGPGGVSGVAEADRTSRGRKFVVDFEGGMLGSAAPEDEIEPVVSISRGKIEHIALSRIDGTQIWRLVIDAAPEGAAAMELVAHLTGYGRKLSETWLYQWMNKA
- the lipB gene encoding lipoyl(octanoyl) transferase LipB, giving the protein MDDHQTALPQDAATSATAPVPAPVAWDITEGLTGYEDAVARMEQRAAEIAEGRAPELVWLVEHPPLYTAGTSARDEDLTQPDRFPVHISKRGGQYTYHGPGQRVAYVMLDLNRRGRDIRAFVEALEGWVIDTLAEFNLRGEIRQGRVGVWIARPDLPPLPDGTPREDKIAAIGIRLRKWVSFHGISINVEPDLDHFGGIVPCGISGHGVTSLVDLGLPVTLGDLDAALRRSFEARFGATKDAPETD
- a CDS encoding outer membrane protein assembly factor BamE, which translates into the protein MARQAVTAGAAMKAALFGAVMLSLGACTSVYQNHGYVPSEQDLAALQVGQDTRESVAEAVGTPSAGGVLDGSGYYYVSKRERRFGPFEPEIVDRQVVAIRFDAGGRVSNIERFTLEDGRVVALSRRVTNSNVEGVGFLQQLMGSLGNIDAGQFLD